Proteins encoded within one genomic window of Couchioplanes caeruleus:
- the hutU gene encoding urocanate hydratase: MPEVRAPRGTAYTANGWSQEAAKRMLMNNLDPDVAERPDDLVVYGGTGRAARDWPSFHAIVRELDELKGDETLLVQSGRPVGVFRTHEWAPRVLIANSNLVGDWATWPEFRRLEKLGLTMYGQMTAGSWIYIGTQGILQGTYETFAAVAAKRFGGDLAGTLTLTGGCGGMGGAQPLAVTMNGGVCLIVDVDESRLRRRVKDRYLDTVAKDLDDAVAQALAAKAERRAVSIGVVGNAAEIFPELLRRGVAIDIVTDQTSAHDPLSYVPIGVELADADEYARTKPEEFTDRARDSMAKHVEAMVGFLDGGAEVFDYGNSIRGEAQLGGYDRAFAFPGFVPAYIRPLFAEGKGPFRWAALSGDPADIAATDRAVLDLFPENEPLARWITMAGERVAFQGLPARICWLGYGERDKAGVRFNDMVKRGELSAPIVIGRDHLDAGSVASPYRETEAMLDGSDAIADWPLLNALVNTASGASWVSIHHGGGVGIGRSIHAGQVCVADGTDLAGQKIERVLTNDPGMGVIRHVDAGYESAAAAGVHIPMKR; encoded by the coding sequence ATGCCTGAGGTACGCGCGCCGCGCGGCACGGCGTACACCGCGAACGGTTGGTCCCAGGAGGCCGCCAAGCGGATGCTGATGAACAACCTCGACCCGGACGTGGCCGAGCGCCCGGACGACCTCGTCGTCTACGGCGGCACCGGCCGGGCCGCCCGCGACTGGCCGTCGTTCCACGCGATCGTCCGCGAGCTCGACGAGCTGAAGGGCGACGAGACGCTGCTGGTGCAGTCCGGCCGCCCGGTCGGCGTGTTCCGCACCCACGAGTGGGCGCCGCGCGTGCTGATCGCCAACTCCAACCTGGTCGGCGACTGGGCGACCTGGCCGGAGTTCCGCCGCCTGGAGAAGCTCGGCCTCACCATGTACGGCCAGATGACCGCCGGCTCGTGGATCTACATCGGCACCCAGGGCATTCTGCAGGGCACGTACGAGACGTTCGCCGCGGTGGCGGCCAAGCGCTTCGGCGGCGACCTCGCCGGCACGCTGACGCTGACCGGCGGCTGCGGCGGCATGGGCGGCGCCCAGCCGCTCGCGGTGACCATGAACGGCGGCGTCTGCCTGATCGTGGACGTCGACGAGTCGCGGCTGCGCCGCCGGGTGAAGGACCGCTACCTGGACACCGTGGCGAAGGACCTGGACGACGCCGTCGCGCAGGCGCTCGCCGCGAAGGCCGAGCGCCGCGCCGTGTCGATCGGCGTGGTCGGCAACGCGGCCGAGATCTTCCCCGAGCTGCTGCGCCGCGGCGTGGCCATCGACATCGTGACCGACCAGACCAGCGCCCACGACCCGCTCAGCTACGTCCCGATCGGGGTCGAGCTCGCCGATGCCGACGAGTACGCCCGGACCAAGCCCGAGGAGTTCACCGACCGGGCCCGGGACAGCATGGCCAAGCACGTCGAGGCCATGGTCGGCTTCCTCGACGGCGGCGCCGAGGTGTTCGACTACGGCAACTCGATCCGCGGCGAGGCCCAGCTCGGGGGCTACGACCGGGCGTTCGCGTTCCCCGGCTTCGTGCCGGCGTACATCCGGCCGCTGTTCGCCGAGGGCAAGGGCCCGTTCCGCTGGGCCGCGCTCTCCGGCGACCCGGCCGACATCGCCGCCACCGACCGGGCCGTGCTCGACCTGTTCCCCGAGAACGAGCCGCTGGCCCGGTGGATCACGATGGCCGGCGAGCGGGTCGCGTTCCAGGGCCTGCCCGCGCGGATCTGCTGGCTCGGCTACGGCGAGCGCGACAAGGCCGGCGTGCGGTTCAACGACATGGTGAAGCGCGGCGAGCTGTCGGCCCCGATCGTGATCGGCCGCGACCACCTGGACGCCGGGTCGGTGGCGTCGCCGTACCGGGAGACCGAGGCGATGCTCGACGGCTCGGACGCCATCGCCGACTGGCCGCTGCTGAACGCCCTGGTCAACACCGCCAGTGGGGCGAGCTGGGTCTCCATCCACCACGGCGGCGGCGTCGGCATCGGCCGCTCCATCCACGCCGGGCAGGTCTGCGTCGCCGACGGCACCGACCTCGCCGGGCAGAAGATCGAGCGGGTGCTCACCAACGACCCGGGGATGGGCGTCATCCGGCACGTCGACGCCGGCTACGAGTCGGCCGCCGCCGCCGGCGTCCACATCCCCATGAAGCGATGA
- a CDS encoding allantoate amidohydrolase produces the protein MSVAQFAALWAEIAPIGRAESGGYLRYALTEPELALRDWFRAHAAARDLEVTEDGNGNLFAWWGEPWGSGAVLTGSHFDSVPHGGGYDGPLGIVSAFLAVDRLRADGYAPGRPLGIAAFVEEEGGRFGLPCLGSRLLTGAVDPEKAAALTDRDGVSFGEALGATPSGARPDLVGRVSALVELHIEQGRALDVPVGVASAIWPHGRWRFDFTGRGDHAGTTLMADRRDPMLTFAYTVLAANKEARLSGAHATMARVQVEPNATNAIPARVRGWLDARAAEESTLDGVVDAIVKRAHDRAGRDGTEVGVTAESVTAQVAFDTALAERIAGLLGGAPILPTGAGHDAGVFSAHVPTAMLFVRNPTGVSHSPAEHAPDEDCAAGVEALAKVLEALT, from the coding sequence ATGAGCGTCGCGCAGTTCGCCGCCCTCTGGGCGGAGATCGCGCCGATCGGCCGGGCCGAGAGTGGCGGCTACCTGCGATACGCCCTCACCGAACCGGAGCTGGCCCTGCGGGACTGGTTCCGGGCGCACGCCGCCGCGCGTGATCTGGAGGTCACCGAGGACGGCAACGGCAACCTGTTCGCCTGGTGGGGCGAGCCATGGGGCTCCGGCGCCGTGCTGACCGGCTCGCACTTCGACTCGGTGCCGCACGGCGGCGGCTACGACGGGCCGCTCGGCATCGTCAGCGCGTTCCTGGCCGTCGACCGGCTCCGCGCCGACGGGTACGCCCCGGGCCGGCCGTTGGGCATCGCCGCGTTCGTCGAGGAGGAGGGCGGCCGGTTCGGGCTGCCCTGCCTCGGCTCGCGGCTGCTGACCGGCGCGGTCGACCCGGAGAAGGCCGCTGCGCTGACCGACCGCGACGGGGTGAGCTTCGGCGAGGCGCTGGGCGCGACCCCGTCCGGCGCCCGCCCGGACCTCGTGGGCCGGGTGTCGGCGCTGGTGGAGCTGCACATCGAGCAGGGCCGGGCGCTGGACGTGCCGGTCGGGGTGGCGAGCGCCATCTGGCCGCACGGCCGCTGGCGGTTCGACTTCACCGGCCGCGGCGACCACGCCGGCACCACCCTGATGGCCGACCGGCGCGACCCGATGCTGACGTTCGCCTACACCGTGCTGGCCGCCAACAAGGAGGCCCGGCTGTCCGGGGCGCACGCCACGATGGCCCGGGTGCAGGTCGAGCCCAACGCCACCAACGCCATCCCGGCGCGAGTGCGCGGCTGGCTGGACGCCCGGGCCGCGGAGGAGTCCACCCTGGACGGTGTGGTCGACGCGATCGTCAAGCGCGCCCACGACCGGGCCGGCCGCGACGGCACCGAGGTCGGCGTGACGGCCGAGTCGGTGACCGCACAGGTCGCGTTCGACACGGCGCTGGCGGAACGAATCGCCGGCCTGCTCGGCGGCGCGCCGATCCTGCCGACCGGGGCCGGGCACGACGCGGGGGTCTTCTCGGCGCACGTGCCGACCGCGATGCTGTTCGTGCGCAACCCGACCGGGGTGTCCCACTCCCCCGCCGAGCACGCACCGGACGAGGACTGCGCGGCGGGCGTCGAGGCTCTCGCGAAGGTTCTCGAGGCGCTGACATGA
- a CDS encoding formimidoylglutamate deiminase, producing MRYFADLAWMGGRVERDVAVEVADGRLTAVTPGAAPGGTRLPGLVLPGLANAHSHAFHRALRGRTHGDRGSFWTWRERMYEVAGRLDPDSYYALARAVYGEMALAGITCVGEFHYLHHAPDGKPYADPNAMGHAVVRAARDAGIRITLLDTLYLTSTVDGKALEGVQRRFGDGDLDGWSARTAWLRDGDGVRIGAALHSVRAVPVRFLDGLAGRAPLHVHLSEQRAENEQCRAVHGCSPTELLHRHGVLGPGTTAVHATHLSDGDIKLLGGTGTGVCLCPTTERDLADGIGPGRALADAGSPLSLGSDSHAVIDVFEEARGVELDERLATERRGHFAAGELLAAATAHSALGWDDAGEIAVGKRADLIAVTLDSVRTAGVDPSGVVFAATNADVTHVVADGRMIVDEGRHTGFDVPAALREALS from the coding sequence ATGAGGTACTTCGCGGACCTGGCGTGGATGGGCGGACGGGTCGAGCGCGACGTCGCCGTCGAGGTCGCCGACGGACGGCTCACCGCCGTCACGCCCGGCGCCGCCCCGGGCGGCACGCGCCTGCCCGGCCTCGTGCTGCCCGGGCTCGCCAACGCCCACTCCCACGCGTTCCACCGGGCGCTGCGCGGGCGTACGCACGGCGATCGGGGCAGTTTCTGGACGTGGCGCGAGCGGATGTACGAGGTGGCCGGGCGACTGGACCCGGACAGCTACTACGCACTCGCCCGGGCGGTATACGGCGAGATGGCCCTCGCCGGCATCACGTGCGTGGGCGAGTTCCACTACCTGCACCACGCCCCGGACGGCAAGCCCTACGCGGACCCGAACGCGATGGGCCACGCGGTGGTGCGGGCGGCGCGGGACGCGGGCATCCGGATCACCCTGCTCGACACGCTGTATCTCACGTCCACGGTGGACGGTAAGGCGCTCGAGGGCGTCCAGCGCCGCTTCGGCGACGGCGACCTCGACGGCTGGTCCGCCCGGACCGCCTGGCTGCGCGACGGCGACGGGGTGCGGATCGGTGCGGCGCTGCATTCCGTACGGGCCGTGCCGGTGCGCTTCCTCGACGGCCTCGCCGGCCGGGCACCGCTGCACGTGCACCTCTCCGAGCAGCGCGCCGAGAACGAGCAGTGCCGCGCGGTGCACGGCTGCTCCCCGACGGAGTTGCTGCACCGGCACGGCGTCCTCGGTCCGGGCACCACCGCGGTGCACGCGACGCATCTCAGCGACGGCGACATCAAACTGCTCGGCGGCACCGGCACCGGGGTGTGCCTCTGCCCCACCACCGAGCGGGACCTCGCGGACGGCATCGGGCCCGGCCGGGCGCTGGCCGACGCGGGATCGCCGCTGAGCCTGGGCAGCGACAGCCACGCCGTCATCGACGTGTTCGAGGAGGCCCGCGGCGTGGAGCTGGACGAGCGGCTGGCCACCGAACGCCGGGGCCACTTCGCGGCGGGCGAGCTGCTCGCCGCCGCCACCGCGCACTCCGCGCTCGGCTGGGACGACGCCGGGGAGATCGCGGTGGGCAAACGGGCCGACCTGATCGCGGTCACGCTCGATTCGGTACGCACCGCCGGCGTCGACCCCTCCGGGGTGGTCTTCGCCGCCACCAACGCCGATGTCACCCACGTCGTCGCGGACGGGCGGATGATCGTGGACGAGGGCCGGCACACCGGCTTCGACGTGCCGGCGGCCCTGCGGGAGGCACTCTCATGA
- the hutI gene encoding imidazolonepropionase — MSLVVTNIGELFTGDDELGTLHHAAFVVDGGRVAWVGAAAQAPAADERLDADGRAVLPGFVDSHAHLVFAGDRAAEFAARMNGEPYTGGGIRTTVAATRAASDDDLGAAARRLVAEMRRQGTTTVEVKSGYGLTVADEVRALRIARDLTDETTFLGAHVVPAEYADRPDDYVDLVAGPMLDAVAPYARWVDVFCERGAFDGEQTRQILTAGLKAGLGVRVHANQLTAGPGVRLAVELGAASADHCTHLSDADVDALAGSSTVATLLPGAEFSTRSPYPDARRLLDAGVTVALATDCNPGSSYTSSMPFCIALAVREMRMTPAEAVRAATVGGARALRRDDIGVLRPGARADAVVLDAPSHLHLAYRPGVPLISTVLHDGVPQ; from the coding sequence ATGAGTCTCGTGGTCACCAACATCGGCGAGCTGTTCACCGGCGACGACGAGCTGGGCACGCTGCACCACGCGGCCTTCGTCGTGGACGGCGGTCGCGTCGCGTGGGTCGGAGCGGCCGCGCAGGCCCCGGCGGCCGACGAGCGGCTCGACGCGGACGGACGGGCGGTGCTGCCGGGCTTCGTCGACAGCCACGCGCATCTGGTCTTCGCCGGGGACCGCGCCGCCGAGTTCGCCGCGCGGATGAACGGCGAGCCGTACACCGGCGGCGGCATCCGGACGACGGTCGCCGCAACCCGGGCGGCCTCCGACGACGACCTGGGCGCGGCAGCCCGGCGGCTCGTCGCCGAGATGCGGCGGCAGGGCACGACCACCGTGGAGGTCAAGAGCGGCTACGGCCTCACGGTCGCCGACGAGGTCCGCGCCCTGCGCATCGCCCGCGACCTCACCGACGAGACCACGTTCCTCGGCGCGCACGTCGTCCCGGCCGAGTACGCCGACCGGCCCGACGACTACGTCGACCTCGTCGCCGGCCCGATGCTGGACGCCGTCGCGCCGTACGCCCGGTGGGTGGACGTGTTCTGCGAGCGCGGCGCGTTCGACGGCGAGCAGACCAGGCAGATCCTCACCGCCGGGCTGAAGGCAGGGCTGGGCGTGCGCGTCCACGCCAACCAGCTCACCGCCGGTCCGGGCGTGCGGCTCGCCGTGGAGCTGGGCGCCGCCAGCGCCGACCACTGCACGCATCTGAGCGACGCGGACGTGGACGCGCTCGCCGGGTCGTCGACCGTGGCGACGCTGCTGCCGGGCGCCGAGTTCTCGACGCGGTCGCCGTACCCGGATGCGCGGAGGCTGCTCGACGCCGGCGTGACCGTCGCCCTCGCGACCGACTGCAACCCCGGTTCGTCGTACACATCATCCATGCCGTTCTGCATCGCCCTCGCCGTCCGCGAGATGCGCATGACGCCGGCGGAGGCCGTCCGGGCCGCGACCGTGGGCGGCGCCCGGGCGCTGCGCCGCGACGACATCGGAGTGCTGCGCCCCGGCGCCCGCGCCGACGCGGTCGTCCTCGACGCCCCCTCCCATCTGCACCTGGCCTACCGGCCCGGAGTTCCCCTGATCAGCACAGTTCTGCACGACGGAGTGCCCCAATGA
- the hutH gene encoding histidine ammonia-lyase, translated as MRVIVQPTGITPADVLAVARRDAKVELSEAAVAAMERSRAIVDGIEASGRPVYGVSTGFGALANTSIEPERRAELQHALIRSHAAGVGAPMPREVVRAMMLLRVRSLALGLSGVRPKLAQGLVDLLNNDITPWVPEHGSLGASGDLAPLAHCALVLLGEGWVLGKDGARIDAAQALHAAHLEPLDLAAKEGLALINGTDGMLGMLLLAIDDAEHLFAMADVTAALAIEAMLGSERPFLPELHSIRPHPGQAASAANISKLLQNSAIMDSHRDDLAHAVQDAYSMRCAPQVAGAARDTLEFVRTTAARELRSVVDNPVVLTDGRVESTGNFHGAPLGFAADFLAIAAAEVGAIAERRVDRLLDVARSRDLPPFLSPDAGVNSGLMIAQYTAAGIVAENRRLASPASVDSLPTSGMQEDHVSMGWAATKKLRTVLDNLTSVLAVELISGVRGIQLRAPLAPSPAGRAAVAAISAFAGEPGPDIYLAPVMEQARAVIADRALRTEIETEIGTLH; from the coding sequence ATGAGAGTCATCGTCCAGCCCACCGGCATCACCCCCGCCGACGTTCTCGCCGTCGCCCGGCGCGACGCGAAGGTCGAGCTCTCCGAGGCCGCGGTCGCGGCCATGGAACGCAGCCGCGCCATCGTCGACGGCATCGAGGCCTCCGGCCGCCCCGTGTACGGCGTCAGCACCGGTTTCGGCGCCCTGGCGAACACGTCCATCGAGCCGGAACGCCGGGCCGAGCTCCAGCACGCGCTGATCCGCTCGCACGCGGCCGGCGTGGGCGCCCCGATGCCGCGCGAGGTGGTCCGCGCGATGATGCTGCTGCGGGTGCGCTCGCTCGCGCTGGGCCTGTCCGGCGTCCGCCCGAAGCTCGCCCAGGGCCTCGTCGACCTGCTCAACAACGACATCACGCCGTGGGTGCCCGAGCACGGCTCGCTGGGTGCCTCCGGCGACCTGGCGCCGCTCGCCCACTGCGCCCTCGTGCTGCTGGGCGAGGGATGGGTGCTGGGCAAGGACGGCGCCCGCATCGACGCCGCGCAGGCCCTGCACGCCGCCCACCTCGAGCCGCTCGACCTGGCCGCCAAGGAGGGCCTGGCGCTGATCAACGGCACCGACGGCATGCTCGGCATGCTGCTGCTGGCGATCGACGACGCCGAGCATCTGTTCGCGATGGCCGACGTGACGGCCGCGCTGGCGATCGAGGCCATGCTCGGCTCGGAGCGGCCGTTCCTGCCGGAGCTGCACTCGATCCGCCCGCATCCGGGCCAGGCCGCGTCCGCCGCGAACATTTCCAAGCTGCTGCAGAATTCGGCCATCATGGACTCGCATCGTGACGACCTCGCGCATGCGGTGCAAGATGCGTACTCGATGCGCTGCGCCCCGCAGGTGGCCGGCGCCGCCCGGGACACGCTGGAGTTCGTCCGCACCACGGCCGCACGGGAGTTGCGCTCGGTGGTGGACAACCCGGTCGTGCTCACCGACGGCCGGGTGGAGTCGACCGGCAACTTCCACGGCGCGCCGCTGGGCTTCGCGGCGGACTTCCTCGCCATCGCCGCGGCCGAGGTGGGCGCGATCGCGGAACGCCGCGTGGACCGGCTGCTCGACGTGGCCCGCTCCCGCGACCTGCCGCCGTTCCTCTCCCCCGATGCCGGCGTCAACTCGGGCCTGATGATCGCGCAGTACACGGCGGCCGGGATCGTCGCGGAGAACCGCCGGCTGGCGAGCCCCGCGTCGGTGGACTCGCTGCCCACCAGCGGCATGCAGGAGGACCACGTCTCGATGGGCTGGGCGGCGACGAAGAAGCTGCGCACGGTCCTGGACAACCTCACCAGCGTGCTGGCGGTCGAGCTGATCTCGGGCGTACGCGGAATTCAGCTCCGCGCGCCGCTGGCCCCGTCACCGGCGGGCCGGGCCGCGGTCGCGGCAATATCGGCCTTCGCGGGCGAGCCGGGCCCCGACATCTACCTCGCCCCGGTGATGGAACAGGCGCGCGCCGTCATCGCGGATCGGGCGCTGCGAACGGAAATCGAGACCGAAATCGGTACCCTCCACTGA
- a CDS encoding fascin domain-containing protein encodes MRMLTRAAAALVLAALTAVGVGGTPAAAAPAPQPAPVASTAVLIPYGEGSAVVEQQRKSIAARHNMAAQAILCWHNVAIYANANGRWVSMEKGYSGGDNGMLRARATVVGPWERYVVCRDNVTGYTYWASQDTGRVVSTELGYSAGDYGMLRARATIVGPWEQYYTTFGPGNWFSMYAYGNARWVSTEIGYSAGDNGMLRARATVIGPWELYYW; translated from the coding sequence ATGAGAATGCTCACCCGCGCCGCGGCCGCCCTGGTGCTCGCCGCGTTGACCGCCGTCGGAGTCGGCGGCACACCCGCCGCCGCCGCTCCCGCACCGCAGCCCGCCCCGGTCGCCTCGACGGCCGTGCTCATCCCGTACGGAGAGGGCTCGGCTGTGGTGGAACAGCAGCGCAAGTCCATCGCCGCCCGGCACAACATGGCCGCCCAGGCCATCCTCTGCTGGCACAACGTGGCCATCTACGCCAACGCCAACGGCCGCTGGGTCTCCATGGAGAAGGGCTACAGCGGGGGCGACAACGGCATGCTCCGCGCCCGCGCGACGGTCGTCGGCCCGTGGGAGCGTTACGTGGTGTGCCGCGACAACGTCACCGGATACACCTACTGGGCCTCCCAGGACACCGGCCGCGTGGTGTCGACGGAGCTCGGCTACAGCGCCGGCGACTACGGCATGCTCCGCGCCCGCGCCACGATCGTCGGGCCCTGGGAGCAGTACTACACCACCTTCGGACCGGGGAACTGGTTCTCGATGTACGCCTACGGCAACGCCCGGTGGGTCTCCACCGAGATCGGTTACAGCGCCGGCGACAACGGCATGCTCCGCGCCCGCGCCACGGTGATCGGACCGTGGGAGTTGTACTACTGGTGA